A single Notoacmeibacter ruber DNA region contains:
- a CDS encoding hemagglutinin repeat-containing protein: protein MNAWRNVAPKNVLDDAGSDQRRDARLLAALHRESPRQPSTGLNAIHLKLDIDSGGLFGVETNIERQNAETKTVRSTIEAGGDVDIASRQGDITLGAPDISADGEIALRTPNGGVTIETRTDRTFQQDKKAEEDLFWWNSSDEGFSREVIEHTHIKAGGGIRIEAGDGIVVEYEAQANLDAAVAELSDP, encoded by the coding sequence ATGAATGCCTGGAGAAATGTCGCTCCGAAGAACGTGCTCGACGACGCTGGCAGCGACCAACGCCGTGATGCGCGCCTCCTTGCGGCCCTCCATCGTGAATCGCCGCGTCAGCCTTCGACCGGCCTGAATGCCATTCATCTCAAGCTCGACATCGACAGTGGCGGTCTCTTTGGCGTGGAGACCAATATCGAACGTCAGAATGCGGAAACAAAGACCGTACGCTCGACAATCGAGGCCGGCGGCGATGTGGACATTGCATCGCGGCAAGGCGACATCACCCTCGGAGCGCCGGATATTTCCGCCGATGGTGAAATCGCGCTGCGAACACCCAATGGCGGCGTCACGATCGAAACCCGCACAGACCGGACATTCCAACAGGACAAGAAAGCCGAAGAAGATCTCTTCTGGTGGAACAGCAGCGATGAAGGCTTCTCTCGAGAGGTCATCGAACACACGCATATAAAGGCGGGCGGCGGCATCCGGATCGAGGCGGGTGACGGCATCGTCGTCGAATATGAAGCGCAGGCCAATCTCGACGCCGCCGTCGCGGAACTTTCGGACCCATGA
- a CDS encoding RidA family protein: MSIPLSKSRRVGSTLYLSGELGFDPNGKIPEGIEAQTENCIANIKATLAKEGLDLSHVVSATCYLTDPADFAAFNTVYAAAFPQPYPVRTTLAAALMIDAKVEITVIAEG; encoded by the coding sequence ATGAGCATTCCTCTTTCCAAATCCCGCCGTGTCGGCTCCACACTCTATCTGTCGGGCGAGCTCGGTTTCGACCCCAATGGAAAAATCCCCGAGGGCATCGAAGCGCAGACCGAGAACTGCATCGCCAACATCAAGGCAACGCTCGCCAAGGAAGGACTGGACCTGTCGCATGTGGTTTCGGCAACCTGCTACCTGACCGATCCGGCGGACTTCGCGGCCTTCAACACAGTCTACGCAGCGGCGTTTCCGCAACCCTATCCGGTGCGCACCACGCTGGCAGCGGCGCTGATGATCGACGCCAAGGTCGAGATCACCGTGATCGCCGAGGGCTGA
- a CDS encoding NAD(P)/FAD-dependent oxidoreductase: MADILVIGAGMAGIATALSLQARGHTVRVVDRRGPGEETSHGNAGVIQAEARAPYAMPRDLGTLVRYALGRSNDLRLDPLALPGAARALMAYYRHSAPSRHQAATRTYSALIARATRDHGKLSAEAGAEQLIRRTGLGEIIDRPADFETRARTAERLASEYGLTLRVVDGAALAAEEPALRPTSAGAVLWDDSWSSPDPAALVQSYAALFIRRGGELLRSEVRTISESEQGWRLSTEKGPLKAEHLVVALGPWSPAMLRQLGYRIPMVMKRGYHGHFAMEDQLGRPYLLADHGVVLSSMTRGLRITTGAHLARAGAKHDFRQLEHGTDAARIILDIGDAVPDSLWQGTRPCMPRMLPMVGQAPRHARLWFNFGHGHQGFTLGPTTGEILADILDGRRDALTAALAP; encoded by the coding sequence ATGGCCGACATCCTCGTTATCGGCGCCGGCATGGCCGGCATCGCAACGGCGCTGAGCCTGCAGGCGCGCGGGCACACGGTTCGCGTCGTCGACAGGCGTGGCCCGGGCGAGGAGACCAGCCACGGCAATGCGGGCGTGATTCAGGCGGAGGCGCGCGCGCCTTACGCCATGCCGCGCGATCTGGGCACGCTGGTTCGTTACGCGTTGGGCCGTTCCAACGATCTGCGGCTCGATCCCCTTGCCCTGCCGGGTGCTGCAAGAGCGCTTATGGCCTATTACCGTCATTCCGCGCCATCCCGCCATCAGGCGGCGACCCGCACCTATTCAGCACTGATCGCGCGAGCGACCCGGGATCACGGCAAGCTGAGTGCGGAGGCCGGCGCGGAGCAACTGATCCGAAGGACGGGACTGGGCGAAATCATCGACCGGCCCGCCGATTTCGAAACGCGCGCACGCACGGCCGAGCGCCTCGCCTCCGAATACGGGCTGACGCTGCGCGTGGTCGATGGTGCCGCGCTTGCCGCAGAGGAACCGGCGCTGAGGCCAACGTCGGCTGGCGCGGTCCTGTGGGACGACAGCTGGAGCAGTCCCGACCCCGCAGCCTTGGTGCAAAGCTATGCTGCCTTGTTCATAAGGCGCGGCGGCGAACTCCTCCGGAGCGAGGTTCGGACGATTTCGGAGTCGGAGCAGGGATGGCGGCTTTCAACCGAAAAAGGCCCTCTGAAAGCGGAGCATCTGGTGGTGGCACTGGGACCGTGGTCGCCCGCCATGCTCAGACAGCTCGGTTACCGCATCCCGATGGTGATGAAGCGGGGCTATCACGGGCACTTTGCCATGGAGGATCAACTCGGCAGACCTTATCTGCTGGCCGATCACGGGGTCGTCCTGTCGTCGATGACGCGCGGCTTGCGGATCACCACTGGGGCGCATCTGGCCCGTGCGGGCGCCAAGCATGATTTTCGCCAGCTCGAGCACGGGACAGACGCGGCGCGCATCATACTCGATATTGGCGATGCGGTGCCCGACAGCCTGTGGCAAGGTACGCGCCCCTGCATGCCGCGCATGCTGCCGATGGTTGGACAGGCGCCTCGCCACGCAAGGCTGTGGTTCAATTTCGGTCATGGCCATCAGGGATTTACACTCGGCCCAACCACGGGCGAGATCCTCGCTGACATCCTCGACGGCCGCCGCGACGCGCTGACGGCGGCGTTGGCGCCCTGA
- a CDS encoding Lrp/AsnC family transcriptional regulator produces MEESFTSELDRIDLKILRLLQQDGRLTNAEVAQSVSVSPATCHRRMRRLVEEGHLLDVRGRINPAAIGLGALVMVGVVLDRSTPESFAAFEDAVTAMPEVLDCNLVAGDFDYLMKIRVRDIADFNALHGRRLIALPGVRQIRSFFVMKEVKDNAPLPF; encoded by the coding sequence ATGGAAGAATCTTTCACATCTGAATTGGACAGGATCGACCTGAAAATTCTTCGGCTGCTGCAACAGGACGGGCGGCTGACCAATGCCGAAGTCGCCCAGAGCGTGAGCGTCAGTCCGGCGACCTGCCATCGTCGTATGCGGCGCCTAGTCGAAGAGGGTCATCTGCTGGATGTACGCGGCCGCATCAATCCGGCCGCCATCGGGCTCGGCGCGCTGGTGATGGTCGGAGTCGTCCTCGACAGGTCGACGCCCGAGAGCTTTGCCGCGTTCGAGGACGCGGTGACGGCCATGCCCGAAGTGCTGGATTGCAATCTCGTGGCGGGCGATTTCGATTACCTCATGAAAATCCGGGTTCGCGACATCGCCGACTTCAACGCCTTGCATGGCCGGAGGCTGATCGCCTTGCCGGGCGTCCGGCAAATTCGCAGCTTTTTCGTCATGAAAGAGGTCAAGGACAACGCCCCCCTTCCGTTCTGA